In the genome of Desulfofarcimen acetoxidans DSM 771, one region contains:
- a CDS encoding ABC transporter substrate-binding protein has product MRKNIIATITLLICTCLIISACGKNDSVSSKPGVKEVVVAIYRDGAMGELDAATYNGPHFLYKMIYDGFVEDGGDGKILPQLATSWIISPDGKTYTFKLRKGVKFSDGTDFNADAVIFNLKRWVNNKRHAILKSVNVESMEDVDNDTVKIVFKDGAYPILTELTYPRPVRFLSPSSVTAVAGDVMGKFTKPVGTGPWMLESYKKDQEFTLVPNPYYWGEKPKLDRITFKVITDGQARVLALQSGEVDILGGDLVSKIPMESFLELKNSGKFTTYTKGTMCSHFISFNQKVEAFQDRNVRLAMNYAINKKSIVTDLFDNIGFEANGLYQKGVPYTTDENNYGFANDKEKAKQLFDTAGYVDTNGDGIRDKNGKNLEFNFVLSTEEFPEWKPLAEFVQSEFSSVGIKVNLNIMDKNGYEDATMNTKAFDIALMRTSSDSWVPHGSMLELFSILSTSNAAKAWYDEGLYNNIIKTLNSIDERERQKNYDKVFKFISEEALTIPIYYPITSFAVNSDKIKGFEIGVNSYAPIEWQKLDVKQ; this is encoded by the coding sequence ATGAGAAAAAACATTATAGCAACCATTACGCTATTAATTTGCACCTGCTTGATCATTTCTGCTTGCGGCAAAAATGATTCAGTATCAAGCAAACCGGGAGTAAAGGAAGTTGTTGTTGCGATTTATCGTGATGGGGCCATGGGGGAATTGGATGCCGCAACCTATAATGGACCTCACTTTTTGTACAAGATGATTTATGACGGTTTTGTTGAAGATGGAGGAGATGGAAAGATCCTTCCTCAGCTTGCAACAAGCTGGATCATTTCACCGGATGGAAAAACATACACGTTTAAGCTCCGTAAAGGAGTGAAATTTTCTGATGGAACCGATTTCAACGCAGACGCTGTTATATTCAACCTGAAAAGATGGGTCAACAACAAACGTCATGCGATCTTGAAATCGGTCAATGTAGAAAGTATGGAAGACGTTGATAATGACACAGTAAAAATTGTTTTTAAGGACGGTGCCTATCCAATTTTGACGGAGCTGACATACCCAAGGCCAGTACGATTTTTAAGCCCTTCATCAGTTACTGCGGTTGCCGGAGATGTTATGGGTAAATTTACAAAGCCTGTCGGCACAGGTCCATGGATGCTGGAATCCTATAAAAAAGATCAGGAATTTACTCTTGTTCCTAATCCATACTACTGGGGTGAAAAACCTAAGCTGGACAGAATAACATTTAAGGTAATAACAGATGGACAAGCAAGAGTTTTAGCTCTTCAAAGCGGTGAGGTTGATATTCTCGGAGGTGATCTTGTCTCGAAGATCCCCATGGAGAGTTTTTTAGAGCTTAAAAACTCGGGTAAGTTTACAACATACACAAAAGGAACAATGTGCTCGCACTTTATTTCCTTCAATCAAAAGGTGGAAGCATTTCAGGATAGAAATGTTCGTTTAGCCATGAACTATGCCATCAATAAAAAAAGCATTGTAACAGATCTTTTTGACAATATTGGTTTTGAGGCGAATGGCTTATATCAAAAAGGCGTTCCTTACACTACAGATGAAAATAATTACGGATTTGCAAATGATAAAGAAAAAGCGAAACAATTATTTGATACTGCCGGATATGTAGATACAAACGGTGACGGTATTCGTGATAAGAACGGAAAGAATCTTGAGTTTAATTTTGTATTATCAACAGAAGAATTTCCTGAATGGAAGCCGCTGGCCGAGTTTGTGCAATCTGAATTTTCATCAGTTGGCATAAAAGTAAATCTTAATATTATGGATAAAAACGGATACGAGGACGCAACGATGAATACTAAGGCATTTGACATCGCTCTTATGAGAACATCTTCGGATTCCTGGGTGCCGCACGGTTCAATGCTGGAGCTTTTCTCAATTCTTTCTACAAGCAATGCCGCAAAGGCCTGGTATGATGAGGGACTCTATAACAACATTATAAAAACATTGAACAGCATTGACGAAAGAGAAAGACAAAAGAATTACGATAAGGTATTCAAATTCATCAGCGAAGAAGCTCTCACAATTCCTATTTACTATCCTATAACTTCATTCGCTGTTAATTCTGATAAAATAAAAGGATTTGAAATCGGAGTTAATAGCTATGCACCGATAGAATGGCAGAAGCTTGACGTAAAACAATAA
- a CDS encoding MerR family transcriptional regulator, producing the protein MEYTVQKLGRLAGISTRTLRYYDEIGILKPTRINSSGYRIYGQAEVNRLQQILFYKELGLSLDNIKDIVTSPSFNEAEALKEHREKLLEKRKQLDLLIANVEKTIGLTEGGRNMTDREKFEGFKQKLIDDNEKKYGKEIREKYGNEIVNKSNEKLKNMTEEEHAEVTRLENEVTAALAEAFETGDPACDIAQKAADLHKQWLTYFWSEYNKEAHAGLAQMYVDDERFKAYYDKKQPGVAEFLRDAIHIYTGLRK; encoded by the coding sequence ATGGAATATACAGTGCAGAAGCTGGGCCGGTTAGCTGGGATAAGTACTAGAACACTTAGGTATTACGATGAGATTGGTATTCTTAAGCCGACAAGAATTAACTCGTCAGGATATAGAATTTATGGTCAAGCGGAAGTGAATAGATTACAGCAGATTTTATTCTACAAAGAACTTGGGCTCAGCTTAGATAATATTAAAGACATAGTCACTTCTCCTTCCTTTAACGAAGCTGAAGCACTTAAAGAACATCGTGAGAAGCTCCTTGAAAAAAGAAAACAGTTGGATTTACTAATCGCTAATGTGGAAAAAACCATTGGCTTAACGGAAGGTGGAAGGAATATGACAGATAGAGAAAAGTTCGAAGGTTTTAAGCAAAAGTTAATTGATGATAACGAAAAAAAGTACGGTAAAGAAATTCGTGAGAAGTATGGCAACGAAATTGTTAATAAATCTAATGAAAAGCTTAAGAACATGACAGAAGAAGAGCATGCAGAGGTAACTCGACTGGAGAATGAAGTGACCGCTGCTCTGGCGGAAGCTTTTGAAACTGGTGACCCTGCCTGTGATATTGCTCAAAAAGCGGCAGATTTGCATAAACAGTGGTTAACTTATTTCTGGAGCGAATATAATAAGGAAGCACATGCCGGTCTTGCCCAAATGTACGTGGACGATGAACGGTTTAAAGCCTACTATGATAAAAAGCAGCCTGGTGTTGCAGAATTTTTAAGAGATGCAATCCATATATATACAGGTTTAAGGAAATAA
- a CDS encoding methyltransferase family protein has translation MPNKKGKFKVGQIFTSIIVSLLFIAVILFLAGDWFWIEGWVFIVFWLTMTLSIGIYLSVNDPELLAERSKMPGSDNQKGWDKYYQSFAYVSLIAWVIIMPLDAKRYAWSPYFPVWLKAIGGVALLPSLYFLFQSVATNTFASTMVRIQTERKQHVISTGVYGFVRHPMYLGNLLMLVGTPLMLGSIYGLIIGLIGIFLMAVRIIGEERMLINELEGYEDYKKKIRYRLIPFVW, from the coding sequence ATGCCAAATAAAAAAGGCAAATTTAAAGTTGGCCAAATTTTCACGTCAATAATTGTTAGTTTACTATTTATAGCAGTCATTCTTTTCCTTGCAGGTGATTGGTTTTGGATAGAAGGTTGGGTTTTTATTGTATTTTGGCTTACTATGACTTTATCTATTGGTATTTATCTGTCTGTTAATGACCCTGAATTATTGGCCGAGCGGTCTAAAATGCCTGGTTCCGACAACCAAAAAGGATGGGATAAATATTATCAATCCTTTGCTTATGTATCCCTTATAGCATGGGTTATCATTATGCCATTAGATGCCAAAAGATATGCATGGTCGCCCTACTTTCCTGTATGGTTAAAAGCAATTGGTGGAGTGGCATTGTTACCATCTTTATACTTTTTATTTCAATCAGTGGCTACGAATACTTTCGCTTCAACAATGGTCAGGATTCAGACTGAACGAAAACAACACGTAATTTCCACAGGCGTTTATGGATTCGTAAGACATCCCATGTATCTTGGCAATTTATTAATGCTTGTAGGGACACCACTGATGCTGGGTTCGATCTATGGCTTAATAATAGGATTAATTGGGATTTTTCTTATGGCGGTCAGAATAATCGGTGAAGAGAGAATGTTAATCAATGAATTAGAGGGTTACGAAGATTATAAGAAGAAGATACGATATAGACTTATACCCTTCGTTTGGTAA
- a CDS encoding TetR/AcrR family transcriptional regulator, translating into MEKFKNLSVEKQTIIIDATLLSFGTNGYKKTSVSDIAAAAGISKAMIFHYFGTKKTLYLYLIELCGNILMKEINEKFDANVTDFFGRIKLATDIKISVLKKHPSILSFLNSVYFETDDEVITEIKDFLAKGEVFRSKIVFDDMDASKFKDGIDPKLVMKMLVLLAEGYVCQSSSKAGFDFEPLHKEFNEYLDLLKKNFYKEEYL; encoded by the coding sequence TTGGAGAAATTTAAAAATTTATCTGTAGAAAAACAAACTATAATTATTGATGCCACACTTTTATCTTTTGGTACCAACGGTTATAAAAAAACATCTGTAAGCGATATTGCAGCAGCTGCTGGAATCTCAAAAGCAATGATATTTCATTACTTTGGCACCAAAAAAACTTTGTACCTTTATTTAATTGAATTGTGCGGAAATATTTTAATGAAGGAAATTAATGAAAAATTTGATGCCAATGTAACTGATTTTTTTGGCAGAATTAAGCTTGCAACGGATATTAAAATCTCGGTTTTAAAAAAACACCCTTCAATTCTTTCTTTTTTAAACAGTGTGTATTTTGAAACCGATGATGAGGTAATAACGGAAATAAAAGACTTTCTGGCAAAAGGTGAGGTTTTTAGAAGTAAAATTGTTTTTGATGACATGGATGCTTCAAAATTTAAAGACGGCATTGATCCAAAGCTTGTTATGAAAATGCTTGTTTTGTTAGCCGAAGGGTATGTCTGTCAATCTTCAAGTAAAGCAGGGTTTGATTTTGAACCATTACACAAAGAATTTAATGAATATTTGGATTTACTTAAGAAAAATTTTTATAAAGAAGAATATCTATGA
- a CDS encoding oligopeptide/dipeptide ABC transporter ATP-binding protein: protein MNLLEIKGVYKCYNEKQKPKVYAVHNISLNIKKGEILGLVGESGCGKSTLGKMLLKLEQPTRGRIIFNRHDITDYSFNQMRKIRNSMQMIFQGTANAFNPYFTVKQIISEPLNNYSSESAEEKEKKIVAMLEKVGLNHTYLTRYSQEMSGGQRQRVGIARALILNPEFVVCDEAVSSIDYALKRQILTLLIDLKRQFDLTYLFISHDISAVNKICDRVVVMYLGNIMEIISGINDKVQHPYTKALLAATLVPDPKKRSKNMVLLREGEELKIPEKGCVFQNRCLYTQEVCKTKQPALVPHNDEHYIACHFCCKNRI from the coding sequence GTGAATTTATTAGAAATAAAAGGCGTTTATAAATGCTATAACGAAAAACAAAAGCCAAAGGTTTATGCCGTACACAATATAAGTTTAAACATAAAAAAAGGCGAAATTCTGGGTCTTGTCGGTGAGTCGGGCTGTGGCAAAAGCACTTTGGGGAAAATGCTTTTAAAACTGGAACAGCCTACCAGAGGAAGGATCATTTTTAACCGGCATGATATAACAGATTACTCCTTTAATCAAATGCGAAAAATCAGAAACAGCATGCAGATGATCTTTCAAGGAACCGCTAATGCTTTTAACCCTTATTTTACGGTAAAGCAAATAATTAGTGAACCACTTAACAATTACAGTAGCGAATCGGCAGAGGAGAAAGAAAAAAAAATCGTTGCCATGCTGGAGAAAGTAGGGCTTAACCATACGTATCTGACTAGATACAGCCAGGAAATGTCCGGAGGCCAAAGACAAAGGGTAGGCATTGCCAGAGCCTTGATCCTGAATCCGGAATTTGTTGTGTGCGATGAAGCAGTTTCCAGCATTGATTATGCACTAAAGAGACAAATTTTAACTCTTTTGATCGACCTGAAGCGGCAATTTGATCTCACATACTTATTTATTTCTCATGATATATCAGCGGTTAATAAGATATGTGACAGAGTAGTAGTTATGTATCTGGGAAATATTATGGAAATTATATCCGGTATTAATGACAAAGTACAGCACCCTTATACAAAAGCACTTCTTGCTGCAACTCTTGTTCCTGATCCTAAAAAAAGGTCGAAAAATATGGTGCTGCTTAGAGAGGGTGAAGAATTAAAAATACCTGAGAAGGGATGTGTTTTTCAGAATCGCTGTCTTTATACACAAGAAGTATGCAAAACCAAGCAACCAGCGCTAGTGCCGCATAATGACGAGCATTATATTGCCTGCCATTTTTGTTGCAAAAATAGAATTTAA
- a CDS encoding ABC transporter ATP-binding protein: MTAKMAEQPILSIKNLKTYFYLVERVVKAVDGISLDVYKARITAIVGGSGSGKSVMSLSIFNLIDDPGKIIDGEIWLNGVNIRNLKEKQLLKIRGKEISMIFQEPTSSMNPVLKVKKHLFEVIHTQNKAIRNKEALSMFRDVLSRVGLKNTEQILESYPFELSGGMCQRVMVAMGLLANSRVLIADEPTSSLDLTTQAAILEELVRLKNEGMAIVLITHDLGVVAQMADDVYVIKDGKIVESGTVYDVFESPKHEYTKSLLNSIF; encoded by the coding sequence ATGACTGCCAAGATGGCCGAACAGCCTATTCTATCAATAAAAAATCTTAAAACCTATTTTTATTTAGTAGAACGAGTGGTAAAAGCTGTAGATGGAATCAGTCTTGATGTATACAAGGCCAGAATAACAGCAATTGTAGGCGGCTCCGGCAGCGGAAAATCGGTTATGTCATTATCGATCTTCAATTTGATCGACGATCCGGGAAAGATTATTGACGGAGAAATATGGCTTAATGGGGTTAACATCAGAAATTTGAAAGAAAAACAGCTTTTAAAAATAAGAGGCAAAGAAATTTCCATGATATTTCAAGAACCGACTAGTTCAATGAATCCTGTTCTGAAGGTAAAAAAACATCTTTTTGAGGTAATCCACACACAAAATAAAGCGATTAGAAATAAAGAGGCTCTAAGCATGTTCCGAGATGTGCTTTCACGTGTCGGTTTAAAAAATACTGAACAAATTCTGGAAAGTTATCCTTTTGAACTAAGCGGAGGTATGTGCCAAAGAGTTATGGTAGCGATGGGATTGCTTGCAAATTCCCGTGTATTAATAGCAGACGAACCGACCTCATCACTGGATTTAACAACGCAGGCCGCCATACTCGAAGAATTGGTACGCCTCAAAAACGAAGGTATGGCCATTGTCTTGATAACCCATGATTTAGGGGTGGTTGCTCAGATGGCGGATGACGTTTATGTGATAAAAGACGGAAAAATAGTAGAAAGCGGCACAGTTTATGATGTGTTCGAATCGCCAAAGCATGAGTATACTAAGTCTCTGCTTAATTCAATTTTTTAA
- a CDS encoding ABC transporter ATP-binding protein → MLYKLWKLARPSPVLLLLTGFLIILSAVSGLASPWIIRYAVDNLILTGRVHLLWMAAMAIIVFSLLQTGCTFAARYLAEYMGQSSLLDLRNKLYRHLNQLSFSFYDSARTGDIMSRLTVDTNILNNFFGFAAINIVTNSLTILGIIIVLFYWNWQLGLAFLLITPAVVHGINTHAGKVQPAFSRLHRQLGKMTNILEESLTGIGLVKLTGSEAYELEKFEQQNREYLLTTMSVLKISSLWQPYVQFLTTLGIAVAMWSGGRAVIEGSITTGVLIGFITYMGMLVRPIRQTGRMVNVVARSLAAGQRIFEVLNWEPDIKDAPDAYPLPPVKGHVCYENVSFSYDGKNQILEEINLTVEPGQMVALVGPTGAGKTTLIHLIDRFYDPVGGSIKIDGHDLKRVTLESLRRQLGIVLQDTFIFNTTIRENIAYGKPSATNDEVERAARLAQIHDFIISLPMGYDTAVGTRGMTLSGGERQRIAFARVLLTNPRLLILDEATSELDAQTEAALHKAIHEVIKNRTVIIIAHRLWTIQNADKILVLSGGRIVESGSHQELLRLDGNYSRFYDLFLQNKKLPDNFDFGGGSQAK, encoded by the coding sequence GTGTTATACAAACTATGGAAGTTAGCCCGACCTTCGCCCGTACTGCTTTTACTGACAGGATTTCTGATTATCCTGTCAGCAGTTTCAGGCCTGGCCTCGCCTTGGATAATACGTTATGCTGTGGACAATCTGATTCTAACTGGTAGAGTTCATTTATTGTGGATGGCGGCAATGGCGATAATTGTTTTTTCTTTATTGCAGACCGGTTGTACTTTTGCTGCCCGTTACCTGGCTGAATACATGGGCCAGAGTTCTTTATTGGACTTACGCAACAAACTGTACCGTCATTTGAATCAATTATCTTTTTCCTTTTACGACAGTGCCCGTACCGGTGATATTATGTCCCGGCTTACTGTGGATACAAATATTCTGAATAACTTTTTTGGTTTTGCAGCTATTAATATTGTAACCAATAGCCTGACCATTTTAGGCATTATTATAGTCTTATTCTATTGGAACTGGCAGCTGGGACTGGCCTTTTTATTGATAACACCGGCTGTAGTGCACGGTATCAATACTCACGCCGGAAAAGTGCAGCCTGCTTTTTCCCGGCTTCACCGGCAGTTAGGGAAAATGACAAATATACTGGAAGAAAGTTTAACAGGGATAGGCCTGGTTAAGTTAACCGGCAGCGAAGCATATGAATTAGAAAAATTTGAGCAGCAAAACAGAGAATATTTGTTAACCACTATGAGTGTCTTAAAAATATCTTCCTTGTGGCAGCCTTACGTGCAATTTCTAACTACCTTGGGCATTGCTGTTGCCATGTGGAGCGGTGGACGGGCAGTCATAGAAGGAAGTATTACAACCGGTGTATTAATAGGTTTTATAACTTATATGGGGATGCTGGTTAGGCCTATCCGGCAGACGGGAAGAATGGTTAATGTGGTGGCCCGCTCGCTGGCTGCGGGCCAGCGAATTTTTGAGGTTTTGAACTGGGAACCAGACATAAAGGATGCGCCTGATGCTTACCCGCTGCCTCCGGTAAAGGGCCATGTTTGTTATGAAAATGTTAGTTTTTCCTACGATGGCAAGAACCAAATACTTGAGGAGATAAACCTTACGGTTGAGCCGGGTCAGATGGTTGCCCTGGTAGGGCCGACCGGTGCAGGGAAAACCACCCTTATTCATCTTATAGACAGGTTTTACGATCCGGTTGGGGGCAGCATTAAAATTGACGGTCACGATTTAAAAAGAGTTACGCTGGAAAGTTTACGCCGGCAATTAGGTATCGTGCTTCAAGATACTTTTATCTTTAATACTACCATACGGGAAAATATTGCCTATGGCAAGCCTTCTGCCACTAATGATGAAGTTGAACGTGCCGCCAGGTTGGCCCAGATTCATGACTTTATTATTTCATTGCCCATGGGTTACGATACTGCGGTAGGCACTCGTGGAATGACACTTTCCGGCGGTGAAAGACAGCGTATAGCATTTGCCAGGGTTTTGCTTACCAATCCCCGGCTTCTCATCTTAGATGAAGCAACCTCCGAGCTGGACGCACAAACAGAAGCAGCTTTACATAAAGCAATCCATGAAGTAATTAAGAACAGAACGGTTATTATCATTGCTCACCGTCTTTGGACGATACAAAACGCGGATAAAATTCTGGTGCTTTCCGGAGGAAGGATAGTTGAATCAGGCAGCCATCAAGAACTTCTACGCTTGGATGGTAATTACAGTAGGTTCTATGATTTGTTTTTGCAGAACAAAAAGCTTCCTGATAACTTTGATTTTGGAGGAGGGAGTCAGGCAAAGTGA
- a CDS encoding ABC transporter permease: MKKSVLVKFKKKKLAAMGLVIIFILILMGIFAPVVSPHDPYAVDLTIKLLKPCAEFPLGTDQLGRCILSRLIYGIRTSLTTAIFATVFMLAIGVPLGILAGYAGGWLDNIIMRLADIASTFPSGLCALAIVGVWGASVVNIMIVFVLLWWAPFARIVRSIVIKLKEKEFVIAAVASGSSRTSIILKHITLNAISPVIVLATLRIAAVIMHVAGFSFIGLGSQPPTADWGVMLSDSRQYLISDPLMLLWPGLAIMLAVFAFNMFGEGLNDVLIPSSGDIAAVKEDDCQDGRTAYSINKKS; the protein is encoded by the coding sequence TTGAAAAAAAGTGTGTTGGTTAAATTTAAAAAGAAAAAATTAGCGGCAATGGGATTGGTTATTATATTTATTCTCATACTTATGGGCATTTTTGCTCCGGTAGTGTCTCCCCATGATCCTTATGCAGTTGACCTCACAATAAAATTGCTTAAGCCTTGCGCTGAATTCCCGTTGGGTACAGACCAGCTTGGCAGATGTATATTATCAAGATTGATTTATGGAATAAGGACAAGCCTTACCACAGCAATATTCGCCACAGTCTTTATGTTGGCTATTGGAGTGCCTCTCGGTATTCTTGCCGGTTATGCGGGAGGATGGCTTGATAATATCATAATGCGTCTTGCAGATATAGCATCAACCTTTCCTTCGGGTCTTTGTGCCTTGGCTATAGTAGGAGTGTGGGGAGCCAGTGTCGTAAACATCATGATTGTCTTTGTTTTACTTTGGTGGGCTCCCTTTGCAAGAATTGTTCGAAGCATTGTTATAAAGCTTAAAGAAAAAGAGTTTGTTATAGCTGCCGTTGCTTCAGGAAGCAGCCGGACATCAATAATTCTAAAGCACATAACCCTGAATGCGATTTCCCCTGTCATCGTGCTTGCCACACTCAGGATTGCTGCCGTTATTATGCATGTTGCCGGTTTTTCCTTTATCGGGCTTGGCTCACAGCCGCCAACTGCGGATTGGGGAGTTATGCTGAGCGATAGCAGACAATATTTAATATCGGACCCGTTAATGCTGCTTTGGCCCGGGCTTGCTATTATGCTTGCTGTTTTTGCTTTCAATATGTTTGGTGAAGGCCTGAATGATGTTCTCATTCCATCTTCGGGCGATATTGCAGCGGTAAAGGAGGATGACTGCCAAGATGGCCGAACAGCCTATTCTATCAATAAAAAATCTTAA
- a CDS encoding class I SAM-dependent methyltransferase, protein MDREQKLIKNWTDSSNNYSNIIKEELNSFKKKAWTDIILNNAGKNTKMDILDVGTGPGFFTIIMSQVGNNVTAIDCTEAMINEARANAKSEGVTASFRVSDGQNLEFDDESFDLIISRNVAWTLIDAEKAYSEWKRVLKTDGKIIMFDANWNIRLFNEAYMEKYMEDQKEYVRLFGEEPPQYTAEMIDFRKSMPMCQRIRPQWDFNKLLELGYKKIYCETDIGDRVYNEKERVINRSTPMFMLVVEK, encoded by the coding sequence ATGGATCGTGAACAAAAACTGATAAAAAATTGGACGGACAGTTCTAACAACTACAGCAACATAATAAAAGAAGAGTTAAACAGCTTTAAAAAGAAAGCATGGACTGATATTATTCTTAATAATGCCGGAAAAAACACAAAAATGGATATTCTTGATGTAGGTACTGGCCCGGGTTTTTTTACCATAATAATGTCGCAGGTGGGGAACAATGTGACTGCTATTGATTGTACCGAGGCAATGATTAATGAAGCAAGGGCAAATGCAAAAAGCGAAGGTGTAACTGCCAGCTTTAGAGTATCTGATGGACAAAATCTAGAATTTGATGACGAAAGCTTTGACCTTATAATTAGCAGGAACGTTGCCTGGACTCTAATTGACGCTGAAAAAGCATACAGTGAATGGAAAAGAGTTTTAAAAACCGACGGTAAAATCATTATGTTTGATGCTAATTGGAATATAAGATTATTCAATGAAGCATACATGGAAAAATATATGGAAGACCAAAAGGAATACGTAAGATTGTTTGGCGAAGAGCCTCCCCAGTACACTGCTGAAATGATCGATTTTAGAAAAAGTATGCCCATGTGCCAGAGAATAAGACCGCAATGGGATTTCAACAAGCTTTTGGAACTTGGATATAAAAAGATTTACTGTGAAACTGACATAGGAGACAGGGTTTATAACGAAAAGGAAAGGGTCATAAATCGTTCTACCCCAATGTTTATGCTTGTTGTAGAAAAGTAG
- the nikB gene encoding nickel ABC transporter permease produces the protein MKKIKLILKRLLQIIPMLIIVTILAFALSNMSSGDVAEVTIRSQGLEVTEKNVAAAREELGLNAPLHIQYINWLKKAVKFDFGISFQTKKPVSDEILSRFPATLKLAIAATVISILFAIPAALISARYKDSLIDHLFRIASTFGATLPDFWLGLMLLYVFAVQLNIFPVISGNKLQNIFLPAFTLSVNYGAIYMRVLRNNLIEITNYDYMRAARARGLSRNAVLLKHGLKNAVLPCITLIGVDFGKLLAGQFACETIFSWNGIGEFAIDSIKLKDLPVIQGYIMIVAVTFIAVNLLLDILYLYIDPKIQLK, from the coding sequence ATGAAGAAAATTAAACTAATTTTAAAGCGATTGCTGCAAATAATCCCTATGTTAATAATAGTCACTATTTTGGCTTTTGCTTTAAGTAATATGTCATCGGGTGATGTTGCAGAGGTAACTATCCGCAGCCAGGGCTTAGAGGTTACAGAAAAGAATGTTGCTGCAGCACGGGAAGAGTTGGGGTTAAATGCACCGCTTCATATTCAGTATATTAATTGGTTGAAAAAAGCGGTTAAATTTGATTTTGGTATATCATTCCAAACAAAAAAGCCTGTTTCAGATGAAATACTATCGAGATTTCCCGCTACTCTTAAGCTAGCTATTGCAGCGACGGTTATTTCAATACTATTTGCAATTCCGGCAGCCCTTATTTCAGCCAGATACAAGGATTCACTGATTGACCACCTATTCAGAATCGCATCTACTTTTGGTGCAACATTGCCGGATTTCTGGCTCGGTCTAATGCTTCTATATGTTTTTGCGGTTCAGTTGAATATCTTTCCTGTTATTTCCGGGAATAAATTGCAAAACATATTTCTTCCGGCTTTTACGCTTAGTGTAAATTATGGTGCCATATATATGCGGGTTTTGAGAAACAATCTCATAGAAATAACTAATTATGACTATATGAGAGCTGCAAGAGCAAGAGGTTTAAGCCGAAATGCCGTATTGCTAAAGCATGGATTAAAAAACGCTGTACTCCCATGCATAACTCTTATAGGTGTAGACTTTGGAAAGCTTTTGGCAGGTCAATTTGCTTGTGAGACCATCTTTTCTTGGAACGGAATAGGGGAATTCGCGATTGACAGTATTAAACTAAAAGATTTACCTGTTATTCAAGGATATATAATGATCGTTGCAGTAACTTTTATTGCCGTAAATCTTTTGCTTGATATTTTATATCTTTATATAGACCCTAAGATACAACTTAAATAA